Within bacterium, the genomic segment GAACACCTGCTGCCATGGGTCATGCGGAGCCAAGGCGTGGATCACCTGTGGAACCCACGGCCAGATTCCGACCGGGCCGAGTTGCCAGGCAATCCGTGCCGGCCCACCGGTAGACCAATGAGACGATGGTTCCGTGCGGCGCAGATCGACGGCCTGCCGGGTCAAATGAAGACGGCGGGCCATCTGCTCGGCGCTTAGCGTACCGCCTTCGGCCTCCAGCACCTGTTGCCGTGCGTCCAAGCCACCGAGCTGAGCCCTGGCGATGACTTCTTCGTCGGTGGCACTGTCCGCGTCCGGAAGCGACGCCTCAAGGGTTGCCAGCACAGCCGTGAGGTCTGAATCCGCGCTGGCCGCCTTCGTCAAGGTGCCGGTATTTGCTGCGCTGAGCGCCGAGCCGGCCGCACGAAGAAAGCGTGTCAGGATAGCCCGACGAAGCGGCTCCTTGGTCTGCTCCATGAGAGTGGCCACAGGAGCGTAAAGCACATCGGACGCCGATAGCACGAGGGCACTTCGCTCCCCGCCGCGTCTTCGAGGGGCTAGTGACGCGCTTGTCGATCGCTGACGGTGGGACATTGGGTGACCGCCGCTGTGTGGCTTGACGATCTATATAATACCATTGCAGAGATAAACCGTCAAGAAGACTTAACCAACTTAACCAGAGGTTCCGCGACGCCGTAGATGAGCTCCATCGAGTCTAGCGTCCGAACGTCACCGGTTTGAGGTCCACGCCGTCCGGATCCTTGAGATAGCCCGGCTTCCGGCCCGCGACCCCCGTCACCCCGTATTGCCAAAGAATTCTCTTGGTGCGCCGGCTGAGGACGATGACGCGGTCATTCTCGTCGTCGTTCAAAAGAAAATTGCCGTTCGGGAGTTCGATCGCTAACGACGGATGATTGAGCATGCCCGGCCCCGACGTGGGTCCGTACGACCACAGGACCTTTCCGCTCCGCGTGACGACAACGACCTTGCCGGGGCGTACGTAATCTACGGTGAGGTACTCTCCCGCCCGGGTCAGCTGCGTGTCCGATGCGTAGGCGACGGGCAGAGGAACGCGATAGAGAATTTTCCCGGTCGCCAGGTCGAGTTCGGACGCGGTTCGTCGCCCGATCTCGGTGACGAGGAGATTCCCGTTGGGGAGGGGAGTGTCGCCGTTGGGGGACATGAAATGCCCCGGCGCGGCGTCGCACCGCCCCGTGACGCCGAACTGCCGCCGGATGTGGCGCGCGGGGGGCGGGTCAAAGAGGAGGACCCGGCAGTTCTTGATGTCCGCGACGGTGATGCGGCCGTCGGGGAGCTGGTAGGCGTCGTCGGGCGTATTGAGATATCCCGGCGCCCTCCCGGCATGGCCGGCACGGCCGTACTCCCACACGATCTTCCGCGTCGCGTAGTCAATGATCGCGATCATGTGGTTGTCTTCCTGGTTGGTGATGATCGTATGGCCGCCGGGCGTGTAGAACGCGTCGTCGGGATCGACAAACGTCTGGCCGGGGGCCAGATCGCCGGGCCGCGGGAACTCCCAGGCGATGCGCTTGTCCGGGGTGACCTCGAGAATTCGGTTGTTGTCCGCGTCGGCGATCAGGACGTTGCCGGTGAGGCCGACGTCGGAATCAGTCGCCGGACCGGCGAGAACGTCCGGCCGGCTGGAGAGCGAGACGACGAGCAACAGCGCGAGCGCAACCACGATGACGCGAGCCGCGGATGAAAGCCGCAACAGAAGATCGCCCCTTCCTCGCCGGTTGGTTCCGGTACAGCCGGCGGACATCATTAGGTACGAGCGTAGCGCAGGCGCGGTCTGAGAGCATATCGGGTCCTGGTTGGATTATGAATTCGCACCAGCGGGCGATCTCGACGGCAACCTCCGGTCCGTGCGGTCCGCGCGGTCGGTGTCCGATCTCGTGCTGGTCAGCCTGCACGCGCACGAGCTGGGGCGCGAGCGCTGGGAGCCGGCCGACGACTACGCGACGCCGCCGATCGATCCGGCCAAGTCGCCGGACGAGTGTTCGGCGAGCTGTCCAGGGACGGCACCCAAAGCTTTCCGGCCGATCGGCACTACTGGGAAACCGTGCTGCCCCTGTGCCGTTTCGAAGACCGGCGTCTTACGGAGATCGTCCTGCATCCGCTCAGTCTTGGCTTCGGTACCGGCTGGCCGGATCGGGGAACGCCGGTCTCGCCAAGCCCGAGCTTGCCGCCGAGATCCTGACGTGGATGCGCGGGCTGTCGGAGCCATTCGGGACGACCATCGAGGTCGCGTCGGGCGCGGGCCGAGTGCAGATCCCCGCGGCGGCCTGAGCGATCAGGAGTCGCCGGAGTCCACGCCCGTTACAGTTGTCCGGCCTCCCGGAGGAACCGCTCGGCCCTCCGCACGACCGGGTAGTCGACAAATTGTCCCCGCACCTCGACGGCGGCCCGGCCGCGGGCTTCGGCCTCCCGGAATGCGGTTACGACATCCCTCGCCCATGCCAGCTCCTCCGGGGTGGGTGCGAAGACGCGGTTGGCCACCCGCACCTGGTCCGGGTGGACACACAGGCGGCCCTGGAACCCCAGCGCCCGGGCGCGCCGGCAGCCGTCTTCGAATCCCGCGGTGTTCTGGAGGTCGAGGTACACGGTGTCGATGGGCGGGTCGAGCTCACCCGAGCGAGAGTATATGGCCATCCGGGTGCGGGCGAACAGCAGCTCGTTCTCTTCTGCCGTTGCCGTGAACCCGACGTCGAGACTCAAATCGACGGCGCCGAAGGTGAGGCGGCGCATCCTCGAGATTCGACTCGCCGCGATCTCGGGGAGATGCACCATCCCCCGCGCCGTCTCAATGAGGGGGAGCAGATCGATACTCCCCGCGGTCAGGCCTCGTTCACGCTCCAGGTGTGTCAGGAATCTGTCGGCCAGGTAGACTTCGAGGGCGCCGCCGACCTTGGGAAGGACAACGCCGTCCACCCCGGATCCGATGATTCCTTCGAGGTCGCCGAAGAACCACGGCGTATCGACACCGTTCACACGCACGTATGCCTTCGTTGTATGAGGCACGTCCACGGCGTCGCGCACGAATTGGCGCGTGCGCGCCTTTTCCGCCGTCGGGACGGTGTCTTCCAGATCGAGGATCGCCGCGTCGGCGGCGGCATGATGCAGCGCTCGGGTGGTCGCCTCCGCGTCGTTGCCCGGAGCGAACAGCATGCTTCGCAACACCTGTCTCCCCTCTAGGCCAGCGC encodes:
- a CDS encoding CoA ester lyase, which translates into the protein MLFAPGNDAEATTRALHHAAADAAILDLEDTVPTAEKARTRQFVRDAVDVPHTTKAYVRVNGVDTPWFFGDLEGIIGSGVDGVVLPKVGGALEVYLADRFLTHLERERGLTAGSIDLLPLIETARGMVHLPEIAASRISRMRRLTFGAVDLSLDVGFTATAEENELLFARTRMAIYSRSGELDPPIDTVYLDLQNTAGFEDGCRRARALGFQGRLCVHPDQVRVANRVFAPTPEELAWARDVVTAFREAEARGRAAVEVRGQFVDYPVVRRAERFLREAGQL
- a CDS encoding PQQ-binding-like beta-propeller repeat protein, which gives rise to MRLSSAARVIVVALALLLVVSLSSRPDVLAGPATDSDVGLTGNVLIADADNNRILEVTPDKRIAWEFPRPGDLAPGQTFVDPDDAFYTPGGHTIITNQEDNHMIAIIDYATRKIVWEYGRAGHAGRAPGYLNTPDDAYQLPDGRITVADIKNCRVLLFDPPPARHIRRQFGVTGRCDAAPGHFMSPNGDTPLPNGNLLVTEIGRRTASELDLATGKILYRVPLPVAYASDTQLTRAGEYLTVDYVRPGKVVVVTRSGKVLWSYGPTSGPGMLNHPSLAIELPNGNFLLNDDENDRVIVLSRRTKRILWQYGVTGVAGRKPGYLKDPDGVDLKPVTFGR